In Schistocerca serialis cubense isolate TAMUIC-IGC-003099 chromosome 3, iqSchSeri2.2, whole genome shotgun sequence, the following proteins share a genomic window:
- the LOC126471394 gene encoding molybdenum cofactor biosynthesis protein 1-like gives MVDVGSKLVAERTAIARAKVFVGPKLMKLVRENGLKKGDVLSVACLAGIVGSKQTSSLIPLCHNITLSSVAVDIELDSALNCVIITGTAKCRGQTGVEMEALTAVSVSALTVYDMCKAVSHDIVISEIRLLAKSGGTRGDFHRT, from the coding sequence ATGGTCGACGTGGGTTCGAAGCTGGTGGCAGAACGGACTGCTATAGCAcgagcaaaggtttttgtgggacccaaactgatgaaactcgtacgagaaaatggcctgaagaaaggtgacgtacttagcgttgcttgcctggcgggaattgtggggtccaagcagacgtccagccttatccctctgtgtcataacataactttatcctctgtggctgtggacattgaactggactctgctctcaactgtgtgattataactggcacggcaaagtgtagagggcagacgggcgtggagatggaagctctcactgctgtatcggtgtctgccttaacagtgtacgatatgtgcaaagctgtgagtcatgacattgtgatatctgaaataaggcttctggccaaaagtgggggaactagaggagacttccaccggacatga